In one window of Fibrobacterota bacterium DNA:
- the smpB gene encoding SsrA-binding protein SmpB, translating into MNRPNAPEIHNRAARHHYHVLDSFECGIALRGTEVKSIREGKLELAEAFAQVRKGEVWLVNAYVNEYNYGNINNHLPRRERKLLARKPEIAKMDEATSLKGHTLIPLKAYFKGSVLKIEIGICKGKEAPDKRKDKAKQEAKREIDRALKERNRG; encoded by the coding sequence ATGAATCGCCCGAATGCGCCGGAAATCCATAATCGGGCTGCCCGCCACCATTACCACGTGCTCGACAGCTTCGAATGCGGCATCGCGCTCCGCGGAACCGAAGTGAAATCAATCCGCGAGGGTAAGCTCGAGCTGGCCGAAGCGTTCGCGCAGGTGCGCAAAGGCGAGGTGTGGCTGGTGAACGCCTATGTCAACGAATACAACTACGGCAACATCAACAATCATCTTCCCCGGCGGGAGCGCAAGCTATTGGCCCGCAAGCCCGAGATAGCGAAGATGGACGAGGCCACTTCCCTCAAGGGGCACACGCTCATCCCGCTCAAAGCCTATTTCAAAGGCAGCGTACTCAAGATCGAGATCGGCATCTGCAAGGGCAAGGAAGCGCCGGATAAGCGGAAGGATAAGGCCAAGCAAGAGGCCAAGCGCGAAATCGACCGGGCGCTGAAGGAACGGAACCGCGGATGA
- the ruvB gene encoding Holliday junction branch migration DNA helicase RuvB: MAERIIAPEQFGDDPEQDVSLRPATLADFIGQEKLKESLGVFLQAARDRRESIDHILFAGPPGLGKTTLAHIIAKEMGANLKITSGPALDKPSELAGILTNLEVNDVLFIDEIHRISRVIEEFLYPAMEDFKIDIMLESGPSAKCINLPLKRFTLVGATTRTGMLTSPLRDRFGMTFRLETYSVAEMKRILARSARILKVELSPEGVDLLAARCRGTPRVGNRVLRRCRDVAQVKGTVLVTEAIVQKTLDMLGIDPLGLDEMDRTILNTIIHKFEGGPVGLSTLGASIGEETETLEEVYEPYLIQCGFLKRTPRGRLATANAYRHLGLIPPAPGPSQEELL, from the coding sequence ATGGCCGAACGCATCATCGCACCCGAGCAATTCGGCGACGACCCCGAACAGGACGTCTCCCTAAGGCCGGCCACCTTGGCCGACTTCATCGGCCAGGAGAAGCTCAAGGAAAGCCTGGGCGTGTTCCTCCAGGCGGCGCGGGACCGCAGGGAATCGATCGACCATATTTTGTTCGCCGGGCCTCCCGGCCTGGGCAAGACCACCTTGGCCCATATCATCGCCAAGGAAATGGGCGCGAATCTCAAGATCACTTCGGGGCCCGCCCTGGATAAGCCTTCGGAGTTGGCCGGGATCTTGACCAATCTCGAGGTGAACGACGTCCTCTTCATCGACGAAATCCATCGCATCAGCCGGGTGATAGAGGAATTCCTCTACCCCGCGATGGAAGATTTCAAGATCGACATCATGCTCGAGTCGGGCCCTTCGGCCAAGTGCATAAACCTGCCCTTGAAACGCTTCACCCTGGTGGGAGCCACCACGCGCACGGGTATGCTGACCTCTCCCCTGCGCGATCGCTTCGGCATGACCTTCCGACTGGAAACCTATTCCGTCGCCGAGATGAAACGAATCCTCGCCCGCTCGGCCCGTATCCTCAAGGTCGAACTGTCCCCGGAAGGCGTCGACCTCCTGGCCGCGCGCTGCCGCGGTACGCCGCGCGTGGGCAATCGCGTGCTACGCCGTTGCCGCGACGTGGCCCAGGTGAAGGGCACCGTCCTCGTCACCGAGGCCATCGTACAGAAAACCTTGGACATGCTGGGCATCGATCCCTTGGGCCTCGACGAAATGGACCGCACCATCCTCAATACGATTATCCATAAGTTCGAAGGCGGCCCCGTGGGCCTTTCCACCTTGGGCGCGTCCATCGGCGAAGAAACGGAAACCCTGGAGGAGGTTTATGAACCCTACCTCATCCAATGCGGTTTCCTGAAGCGCACGCCCCGCGGCCGCCTGGCCACCGCCAACGCCTATCGCCATTTGGGATTGATCCCTCCTGCTCCCGGCCCATCCCAAGAGGAATTGCTGTAA
- the ruvA gene encoding Holliday junction branch migration protein RuvA → MIEFLRGRLAQKQPARLVIDVGGVGMGVDVSLRTAEAMPAEGETVNLLTYLHVREESLELYGFGDDLERALFLKLLGVSGIGPRLALRILSALPPWQLARLIIDGDISSLTALKGIGKKTAEVMVASLRASLSKMDLRPPTGSPATAKDNEASRDAVQALITLGVKEGPAQAAVQKAMEKLGEKAGTTQLITRALQEV, encoded by the coding sequence ATGATCGAATTCCTCCGCGGGCGCTTGGCCCAGAAGCAGCCGGCCCGCCTGGTCATCGACGTGGGCGGCGTGGGCATGGGAGTCGACGTTTCCCTGCGCACCGCCGAGGCCATGCCCGCCGAAGGCGAAACCGTCAACCTCCTCACCTATCTTCACGTTCGGGAAGAATCGCTGGAATTGTACGGCTTCGGCGACGACCTGGAACGGGCCCTTTTCCTGAAGTTGCTGGGCGTAAGCGGCATCGGGCCGCGCCTCGCTTTGCGGATCTTGTCCGCGCTTCCTCCTTGGCAATTGGCGCGCCTGATCATCGACGGGGACATCAGCTCGCTTACCGCCTTGAAAGGGATCGGCAAGAAAACGGCCGAGGTGATGGTCGCCTCCTTGCGGGCCTCCTTGTCCAAGATGGATTTGCGCCCTCCCACCGGATCGCCTGCGACCGCCAAGGACAATGAAGCATCCCGGGACGCGGTGCAGGCCCTGATTACCTTGGGGGTCAAGGAAGGGCCGGCCCAGGCCGCCGTGCAGAAGGCCATGGAGAAGCTCGGGGAGAAGGCCGGAACCACCCAGCTCATCACCCGGGCGCTGCAGGAAGTGTAG
- the tatC gene encoding twin-arginine translocase subunit TatC — protein MAPETTFWDHITELRSRLIRIMIGVGIAASVCYGYWERLWAALAYPLTKQHLKVIFIATSPMETFMTSIKMSLISGVIISIPWTMWHVWRFLAPGLFQKERKVFAIAFGSSVIMFGVGAAFAYFAVLPAGLAFLATYTNGAIAQNWRQDEFMGFMSQFMLAFGLIFELPVVSYVLASMGLITAKGMWGFFRYAIVLIFVVAAFLTPGPDPVSQCLMAVPLCLLYLISIGIAAVAQKKAEEETA, from the coding sequence TTGGCGCCCGAAACCACATTCTGGGATCATATCACGGAGCTCCGCTCCCGCCTGATCCGCATCATGATCGGCGTGGGCATCGCGGCCTCCGTTTGCTACGGCTATTGGGAGCGCCTCTGGGCGGCCTTGGCCTATCCGCTTACCAAGCAACATCTGAAGGTGATATTCATCGCGACCTCGCCGATGGAAACCTTCATGACCAGCATCAAGATGTCCCTCATCTCGGGGGTCATTATCTCCATCCCCTGGACCATGTGGCACGTTTGGCGCTTCCTGGCGCCGGGCCTTTTCCAAAAGGAACGCAAGGTATTCGCCATCGCCTTCGGATCGTCCGTCATCATGTTCGGGGTGGGAGCCGCCTTCGCCTATTTCGCCGTGCTGCCGGCGGGCCTGGCCTTCCTGGCCACCTACACCAACGGCGCCATCGCGCAGAACTGGCGCCAGGACGAATTCATGGGATTCATGAGCCAGTTCATGCTGGCCTTCGGGCTCATCTTCGAGCTCCCGGTGGTTTCCTACGTGCTCGCCTCCATGGGCCTCATCACCGCCAAGGGCATGTGGGGATTCTTCCGCTATGCCATCGTGCTCATCTTCGTGGTGGCGGCCTTCTTGACCCCCGGGCCTGATCCCGTCTCGCAATGCCTGATGGCCGTGCCTTTGTGCCTGCTCTACCTGATCTCCATCGGGATCGCGGCCGTGGCGCAGAAGAAGGCGGAAGAGGAGACCGCATGA
- a CDS encoding N-acetylmuramoyl-L-alanine amidase: MRFAAFVRIGLAMALGSWLGTAASANVVLKPKPGNGVSSWPGGTFPDTSFEGIRYVSSQFLENLFAREGSWVPDRQKFVLPDSAGRKWYFTLDNPYINVGDEVANLVYPIRRGPEFLYLPLPPLLRLLAQKGWPIEAPEPEEPVSLPAKVKPVPKALALPGGSNILDIGTEDRDNGTLVSVRVAGPMEWESFWVPPHFILKFQGGQVSPRFPLKAQGSGLVKSIFTVQEKELVQVTLNIPKPIDTVEVAYSSETLAYQVTVRKPSARKPKADSVEQAKDKAVKGTTIIIDPGHGGKDQGAMIAGVNEAQITLAVAKELKTALAKLGYRALMTRESDTFISLPDRPKFASEKGGDLFISLHCNSIGGAPKHKQQVSGFTAYILREGESEEDKALARRENEAIGAEGGKSKAEISPVEWILLEHQLNLYSKESESFAGDLVSAFDGHAIAKYQTGASQAGFYVLVGAYMPAVLFEMGFLTNNQDRRVLASEKGQRQIADRLAKAIDQYRKSQGSGPATAKEARPKPKSRD; encoded by the coding sequence ATGAGGTTCGCCGCTTTCGTTCGCATCGGCCTGGCAATGGCCTTAGGCTCGTGGCTGGGAACGGCGGCATCCGCCAACGTGGTTCTCAAGCCAAAACCCGGCAACGGAGTCTCCTCTTGGCCCGGGGGCACCTTCCCGGATACGAGCTTCGAGGGAATCCGTTACGTCTCGTCGCAATTCCTGGAAAACCTTTTCGCCCGCGAAGGCTCCTGGGTTCCCGATCGCCAGAAATTCGTCCTGCCCGATTCCGCCGGCCGGAAATGGTATTTCACCCTTGATAATCCCTACATCAACGTCGGCGACGAAGTAGCCAATCTCGTCTATCCGATCCGGCGCGGCCCGGAGTTCCTCTACCTCCCGCTTCCGCCCTTGCTGCGCTTGCTCGCCCAGAAAGGCTGGCCCATCGAGGCGCCCGAGCCGGAGGAGCCCGTTTCCCTTCCGGCCAAGGTTAAGCCCGTGCCCAAGGCTTTGGCCCTGCCGGGCGGATCCAATATCCTGGACATCGGTACCGAGGATCGCGACAACGGGACCCTGGTATCGGTGCGCGTGGCGGGGCCCATGGAATGGGAAAGCTTTTGGGTGCCGCCGCATTTCATCCTCAAGTTCCAAGGCGGCCAGGTTTCGCCCCGCTTCCCGCTTAAGGCGCAAGGCTCGGGCCTGGTGAAATCGATCTTCACCGTGCAGGAGAAGGAACTCGTGCAGGTCACCTTGAACATACCCAAACCCATCGACACGGTGGAAGTCGCCTATTCTTCCGAGACCCTGGCCTACCAGGTGACCGTGCGCAAGCCTTCGGCCCGTAAGCCCAAAGCCGATAGCGTCGAGCAGGCGAAGGACAAAGCCGTGAAAGGCACCACCATCATCATCGATCCGGGCCATGGCGGCAAGGACCAAGGCGCCATGATCGCCGGCGTGAACGAGGCGCAGATAACCTTGGCGGTCGCCAAGGAGCTGAAGACCGCCCTGGCCAAGCTCGGTTACCGCGCCCTGATGACCCGGGAAAGCGATACCTTCATCAGCCTCCCTGATCGCCCCAAGTTCGCCTCGGAGAAGGGCGGGGACCTTTTCATCAGCCTGCATTGCAACTCCATCGGGGGAGCGCCCAAGCATAAACAACAGGTCTCCGGATTCACCGCCTATATCCTGCGGGAAGGCGAAAGCGAAGAGGACAAGGCCCTGGCCCGGCGCGAGAACGAGGCCATCGGGGCCGAGGGCGGGAAGAGCAAGGCGGAGATCTCGCCGGTGGAATGGATCCTGTTGGAACATCAGCTCAACCTGTATTCGAAGGAAAGCGAAAGCTTCGCCGGCGATTTGGTGTCCGCCTTCGACGGGCACGCTATCGCCAAGTACCAGACGGGCGCCAGCCAGGCGGGGTTCTACGTGCTGGTGGGCGCCTACATGCCGGCGGTTCTGTTCGAGATGGGCTTCCTCACCAACAACCAGGACCGCCGCGTTCTGGCTTCGGAGAAGGGCCAGCGGCAAATCGCCGACAGGTTGGCAAAGGCCATCGATCAGTATCGGAAAAGCCAGGGATCCGGCCCGGCGACAGCCAAGGAAGCCAGGCCCAAGCCGAAGAGCCGGGATTAG
- a CDS encoding 5-formyltetrahydrofolate cyclo-ligase, with translation MIFDSLGIGEVGVVLALAVVLVKPKELGRVMREFGKFKRKALEIQSQVRAQLETITIEAEAIEKQMKVGMDKASLRGWAKDRIALLPATDRARAAEALAVRVADWQTYKNAGTVACFASELTEIDTEPLLRRILSEGKVLLLPYVHGEGKEAAMAFAPVKDLEKDLAEGRFGIREPVPAARTGEPPKPDLILAPGLAFDLRGGRLGKGKGF, from the coding sequence ATGATTTTCGATTCCCTCGGCATCGGCGAAGTGGGCGTAGTGCTGGCCCTGGCGGTGGTTCTGGTCAAGCCCAAGGAGTTGGGCCGGGTCATGCGCGAGTTCGGCAAGTTCAAGCGCAAGGCCCTGGAAATCCAATCCCAGGTGCGCGCCCAACTGGAAACCATCACCATCGAAGCCGAAGCGATCGAAAAGCAGATGAAGGTCGGCATGGACAAGGCATCGTTGCGGGGTTGGGCCAAGGATCGGATCGCCCTGCTGCCGGCGACGGATCGCGCGCGCGCCGCGGAGGCATTGGCCGTCCGGGTCGCCGATTGGCAAACCTATAAGAACGCCGGGACGGTGGCTTGCTTCGCATCCGAGCTCACCGAGATCGATACCGAACCCCTGCTCCGCCGCATCCTTTCGGAAGGCAAGGTCCTGTTGCTGCCGTATGTCCATGGGGAAGGCAAGGAGGCCGCCATGGCCTTCGCGCCGGTGAAGGATTTGGAGAAGGACTTGGCCGAGGGGAGGTTTGGAATTCGGGAACCCGTCCCCGCCGCCCGTACCGGCGAGCCTCCCAAGCCCGATCTGATCCTGGCCCCGGGGCTCGCCTTCGACCTCCGGGGCGGCCGCTTGGGCAAAGGGAAGGGGTTCTAG
- a CDS encoding RNA methyltransferase, with protein MSKVDSSSIVAGLHAVDALLRASPAKVNHLVFQLGTKNAKLHDLQRRAEEHGIRIHQLPKPRLDQWFNGVHQGVLAFCNTRAYDDWAEVKKELVAAKRAGYAPLIVVPAAMEDPRNLGACIRSAVALGADAILAHNKGGAGLTPSVAKTAAGALESIAICQVTDIEKELKSLRNEGYAIVGLEEDGEVEAHMGRYEGPLVLVVGGEDRGIPPHIRRACTYVVRLPMAPGAHSYNASVALSLLLYEVNRSGNFQRLASPRPKFFQDPQAPQTLAGPEE; from the coding sequence ATGTCCAAAGTCGATTCCTCATCCATCGTCGCGGGCCTGCATGCCGTCGACGCTTTGCTCCGCGCTTCCCCCGCCAAGGTGAACCATCTCGTGTTCCAGCTCGGCACCAAGAACGCCAAGCTGCACGACTTGCAACGCCGCGCCGAAGAGCATGGGATCCGTATCCATCAATTGCCCAAGCCGCGCCTGGACCAATGGTTCAACGGCGTCCACCAAGGCGTGCTCGCCTTTTGCAATACCCGCGCGTACGACGATTGGGCCGAGGTGAAGAAGGAGCTGGTGGCAGCGAAACGCGCCGGTTACGCCCCCCTCATCGTGGTGCCCGCCGCCATGGAAGATCCGCGCAACCTGGGCGCTTGCATCCGTTCGGCCGTAGCTCTCGGGGCGGACGCCATCCTGGCCCACAACAAGGGCGGCGCGGGTCTTACCCCTTCGGTGGCCAAGACGGCCGCGGGCGCGTTGGAATCCATCGCCATTTGCCAGGTGACCGATATCGAGAAAGAGCTCAAGTCTTTGCGTAACGAAGGTTACGCCATCGTGGGCCTGGAAGAAGACGGCGAAGTGGAAGCCCATATGGGGCGCTATGAAGGCCCGCTGGTCCTGGTGGTGGGCGGCGAGGATCGCGGCATCCCGCCGCATATCCGCCGGGCTTGTACTTACGTGGTGCGCCTGCCCATGGCCCCCGGGGCCCATTCCTATAATGCCAGCGTCGCCCTGTCCCTGCTTCTCTACGAGGTGAATCGCTCAGGTAATTTCCAACGCTTGGCCTCGCCCCGCCCCAAATTCTTCCAAGATCCCCAGGCTCCCCAAACGTTGGCCGGCCCGGAAGAATAA
- the carA gene encoding glutamine-hydrolyzing carbamoyl-phosphate synthase small subunit yields MKAILALEDGNYFEGESFGAEKDGAGEVCFNTSMTGYQEILTDPSYAGQIVTLTYPEIGNYGINPEDVESKQIQVSGLVVKNCCEYPSNWRADEAKDKHPWSLSEYLKKNGIPGIMGIDTRRLTRILRETGAKNGVIMVGNVDVATALAKAKAVRPFGEFDFVRQVTIGKREEWHGRESALSFRPSPERQRKFTIAAIDYGAKYNILRKLETQGATVLRFPADAKAEEILACNPDGIFLSNGPGDPAVLDYAVDTIKALLPAGKPLFGICLGHQLLARSVGGKTFKLKFGHRGANHPVKDLRTGKVEITSQNHGYAVDPASLDSNAVEVTHINLNDKTVAGLRLKNSPAYSVQYHPEASPGPKDSHYLFEEFIAEIKKHAAHPVAAGR; encoded by the coding sequence ATGAAAGCCATTCTCGCCCTGGAAGACGGGAACTATTTCGAAGGGGAATCCTTCGGCGCCGAAAAGGACGGCGCGGGGGAAGTTTGCTTCAACACCTCCATGACCGGTTATCAGGAGATCCTCACCGATCCTTCCTATGCCGGCCAGATCGTCACCTTGACCTATCCGGAGATCGGCAATTACGGCATCAACCCCGAGGACGTGGAGTCGAAGCAGATCCAGGTCTCGGGATTGGTGGTCAAGAACTGTTGCGAATACCCGTCCAATTGGCGCGCCGACGAAGCCAAGGATAAGCATCCCTGGTCGCTCTCTGAGTACCTCAAGAAGAACGGCATCCCCGGCATCATGGGGATCGATACGCGTCGTTTGACGCGCATCCTGCGCGAGACCGGCGCCAAGAACGGCGTCATCATGGTCGGGAACGTGGACGTCGCGACGGCCCTGGCGAAGGCCAAGGCGGTTCGGCCTTTCGGGGAGTTCGACTTCGTTCGCCAGGTGACCATCGGCAAGCGGGAGGAATGGCATGGCCGCGAAAGCGCCTTGAGCTTCCGGCCCTCTCCCGAGCGCCAACGGAAATTCACCATCGCGGCCATCGATTACGGCGCCAAGTACAATATCCTCCGCAAGCTCGAGACCCAGGGCGCCACGGTTTTGCGTTTCCCGGCCGACGCCAAGGCCGAGGAAATCCTGGCCTGCAATCCCGACGGGATCTTCTTGTCGAACGGCCCGGGCGACCCCGCCGTGCTGGACTACGCGGTGGATACCATCAAGGCGCTCTTGCCCGCGGGGAAACCCCTGTTCGGGATCTGCCTGGGACATCAGTTGTTGGCGCGCTCGGTCGGCGGCAAGACCTTCAAGCTCAAGTTCGGCCATCGCGGCGCGAATCATCCCGTCAAGGATCTCCGCACCGGCAAGGTGGAAATCACCTCGCAGAACCATGGCTACGCGGTCGATCCCGCCAGCCTCGATTCCAACGCAGTCGAAGTGACTCATATCAATCTCAACGATAAGACCGTGGCGGGCCTGCGTCTCAAGAACTCGCCCGCCTACTCGGTGCAGTACCATCCGGAAGCATCGCCTGGCCCCAAGGACTCCCATTACCTGTTCGAGGAGTTCATCGCCGAGATCAAGAAGCACGCGGCTCATCCCGTGGCCGCAGGCCGCTAG
- the ruvC gene encoding crossover junction endodeoxyribonuclease RuvC, with translation MATSPGLFSMIVLGVDPGTIRTGYAFLEKRGERIRVLEYGVIRNTDGSPLPLRLEKIHRELRSLMETYRPAHLALESIFHAKFARSALILGHARGAVMVAAQSLGIPVSEYAPSLVKKATVGKGNATKERVATLIQSHLQLKAPPTPSDAADALAIAFCHLIQARR, from the coding sequence GTGGCAACCTCTCCCGGTCTCTTCTCCATGATCGTCCTCGGGGTCGATCCGGGAACCATCCGCACGGGTTACGCCTTCCTGGAAAAGCGCGGCGAGCGCATCCGCGTCCTCGAATACGGGGTCATACGCAATACCGACGGCTCTCCCCTGCCCCTCCGCCTGGAGAAAATCCACCGCGAACTGCGGTCCTTGATGGAAACCTACCGGCCCGCGCATCTGGCCTTGGAAAGCATCTTCCACGCCAAGTTCGCGCGCTCGGCGCTCATCCTCGGCCATGCGCGCGGGGCGGTGATGGTGGCGGCCCAGAGCCTGGGCATACCCGTGTCGGAATACGCCCCGAGCCTGGTAAAAAAAGCGACCGTGGGGAAAGGCAACGCCACCAAGGAAAGGGTGGCGACCCTGATCCAGAGCCATCTGCAACTTAAAGCGCCCCCCACCCCATCGGATGCCGCCGACGCCTTGGCCATCGCCTTTTGCCATCTGATCCAGGCGCGGCGATAA
- a CDS encoding YebC/PmpR family DNA-binding transcriptional regulator has translation MSGHSKWATTKRKKAKIDSARAKVFNRIIREITVAARMGGSDIEGNPRLRAAVLKAKAANMPAKNIETAVAKGAGELEGVQYVENTYEGYGPAGTAIMVDTMTDNKVRTVAEIRHIFSKAGGNVGAEGSVGWMFKSKGIITLPKEAIGEDALFELVTEHGAEDLDASGAEYEISADPAHFHKLVDAMEKKGLKPTTAEVSKIAENMVKVTGEDARKVLALLEALDEQDDVQGVHTNAEFDQKELENL, from the coding sequence ATGTCAGGCCATAGCAAATGGGCGACAACCAAACGCAAGAAAGCGAAGATCGATTCGGCCCGCGCCAAGGTCTTCAATCGCATCATCCGTGAAATCACCGTTGCGGCCCGCATGGGCGGCTCCGACATCGAAGGCAACCCCCGCCTGCGCGCGGCGGTGCTCAAGGCCAAGGCCGCCAACATGCCCGCCAAGAACATCGAGACCGCGGTGGCCAAGGGCGCCGGCGAGCTCGAGGGCGTGCAGTACGTGGAAAACACCTATGAGGGATACGGGCCCGCAGGAACGGCCATCATGGTCGATACCATGACGGACAACAAGGTCCGCACCGTCGCCGAGATCCGCCATATCTTCAGCAAGGCCGGCGGCAACGTGGGCGCCGAAGGATCGGTGGGCTGGATGTTCAAGTCCAAGGGCATCATCACCCTTCCTAAGGAAGCCATCGGCGAAGATGCGCTATTCGAATTGGTGACCGAACACGGCGCCGAAGACTTGGATGCGTCGGGAGCGGAATACGAGATCAGCGCCGACCCCGCGCACTTCCATAAGCTGGTGGACGCCATGGAAAAGAAGGGCCTGAAACCCACAACCGCCGAAGTCTCCAAGATCGCCGAGAACATGGTCAAGGTCACCGGCGAGGACGCCCGCAAGGTGTTGGCCCTCCTGGAAGCCTTGGACGAGCAGGACGACGTGCAGGGCGTGCATACCAATGCCGAGTTCGACCAGAAGGAGCTGGAGAATCTTTGA
- a CDS encoding integration host factor subunit beta: protein MGNVTKKDIVDEIAARTGLTQVDTKIIVECFLDAIAKSLVQGKNIEIRGFGRFKVKEKKARTARNPRTGEMVHIDAGLKPIFEASKELKNVLNSDGEDGKASE, encoded by the coding sequence ATGGGGAACGTCACCAAGAAAGACATAGTGGATGAGATCGCGGCTCGCACCGGGTTGACCCAGGTGGATACCAAGATCATCGTCGAATGCTTCCTGGACGCCATCGCCAAGTCCTTGGTCCAAGGCAAGAACATCGAGATCCGCGGCTTCGGCCGCTTCAAGGTGAAAGAGAAGAAAGCCCGCACCGCCCGCAATCCCAGAACGGGCGAAATGGTCCACATCGACGCGGGGCTCAAGCCGATTTTCGAAGCCAGCAAGGAACTGAAGAACGTATTGAACTCGGACGGCGAGGACGGCAAAGCCTCCGAATAA
- the tatA gene encoding twin-arginine translocase TatA/TatE family subunit, translated as MFGRLGPMELLIIFLIVILLFGGKKIPEIAKGLGKGIRDFKSSMAGEEEAKAEVKPLANPDTQDKPKT; from the coding sequence ATGTTCGGTCGACTTGGTCCCATGGAACTTCTCATCATTTTCCTGATCGTCATCCTGCTTTTCGGCGGGAAGAAGATCCCAGAAATCGCCAAGGGCCTCGGCAAAGGCATCCGCGATTTCAAATCCTCCATGGCCGGCGAAGAAGAAGCCAAGGCCGAAGTCAAACCCCTCGCGAATCCGGACACCCAGGACAAGCCGAAGACCTGA
- a CDS encoding tetratricopeptide repeat protein, giving the protein MLDKVWKRISDKGSSGKKLVPIILGLSAAMWLGAGVAIFCLKDKHTADSAKTEAKSNAVAATDEKGELTGVPASQANAEGSPATKAKEAPVSEAPEGKAAMSEAPAAENDPQMWPSRDEMAALRQVAELRAGAGELEEAVTPLRRVMRVPTHEATLLALAAKVFLGTANYAEAFWFASQLVGLEPENMRARVQSVEAQYRMGQVEPAMRSAEAALKRHPGDLAMLVELGTMQVEAGPAAKGYGDALAAALKLKPDYAPALYLMGRKAQLEGDFKDAETAFAKVVKLDPENVKALGQLGMAQYHLGKMIAAEKSYRLELARNQSDYNTWYNLGELLLGNANEETNSEAVRRFRAAAMECYLKAIDLNPEHAQARYRVGVLLIGNGQYKEAIRHLEAALRLDSRHVPTLVQLSLAYENLKQRERARAYLNKAYELDPLNKIVLSKLRRMS; this is encoded by the coding sequence ATGCTGGACAAAGTCTGGAAAAGGATTTCCGACAAGGGTTCATCGGGCAAGAAACTGGTTCCGATCATCTTGGGCCTCTCGGCGGCCATGTGGCTCGGGGCGGGGGTGGCCATTTTTTGCCTCAAGGACAAACACACGGCTGATTCCGCCAAGACCGAGGCCAAGTCGAACGCGGTTGCGGCTACGGATGAGAAGGGCGAGTTAACGGGGGTCCCGGCATCACAGGCGAATGCCGAAGGATCTCCCGCAACGAAAGCCAAGGAAGCGCCGGTGTCGGAAGCCCCCGAGGGGAAGGCCGCCATGTCGGAAGCGCCCGCCGCCGAAAATGATCCGCAGATGTGGCCCTCCAGGGATGAAATGGCCGCCTTGCGCCAAGTGGCCGAACTCCGCGCCGGGGCCGGCGAGTTGGAAGAAGCCGTAACGCCGCTGCGACGGGTGATGCGCGTCCCTACCCATGAAGCGACATTGCTGGCGCTGGCCGCCAAGGTTTTCCTGGGAACGGCGAACTATGCCGAAGCCTTCTGGTTCGCGAGCCAACTCGTCGGCCTGGAACCCGAGAACATGCGCGCCCGGGTGCAGTCCGTGGAAGCGCAATACCGCATGGGACAGGTCGAGCCGGCGATGCGATCGGCGGAAGCTGCTCTGAAGCGGCATCCCGGCGATCTCGCAATGCTGGTCGAGCTGGGTACCATGCAAGTGGAAGCAGGACCGGCCGCCAAAGGCTACGGCGACGCCCTGGCGGCGGCGCTCAAACTCAAGCCCGACTATGCGCCGGCGCTTTACCTGATGGGCCGGAAGGCCCAGCTAGAAGGCGATTTCAAGGATGCGGAAACCGCCTTCGCCAAGGTCGTGAAACTGGACCCGGAGAACGTCAAGGCCCTGGGCCAATTGGGCATGGCCCAATACCATCTCGGCAAAATGATCGCGGCCGAGAAATCGTACCGGCTCGAGCTGGCGCGAAACCAATCCGATTACAATACATGGTATAACCTGGGCGAACTGCTGCTCGGCAACGCCAATGAAGAAACCAACTCCGAAGCCGTGCGACGTTTCCGGGCCGCCGCCATGGAATGCTACCTGAAGGCGATCGACCTGAACCCCGAGCATGCCCAGGCCCGTTACCGCGTGGGCGTCTTGCTGATCGGCAACGGCCAATACAAGGAAGCCATCCGCCACCTGGAAGCCGCGTTACGCCTCGATTCCCGGCATGTGCCGACCTTGGTGCAACTTTCCCTGGCTTACGAGAACCTGAAGCAACGGGAGCGGGCGCGGGCCTATCTCAATAAGGCATACGAACTAGATCCCTTGAACAAGATCGTGCTTTCCAAACTGCGCCGCATGTCTTGA